The DNA region taaatcggcttttatcccaaatgggttttctggcaaggtttttaacgaggcaacaactatgtgctacctgaggaaaAATCAATAGTATCTGAGGCTCATTCATAATCAACCTTGAATACTAGGGGGCTACCATCGAATAAATCAAGTTCGGcacaagaaagttatttcatatcaaattcatgTCGGACAAGGTCTCGATAGAGAAAAGTGTAAGGaccaaaacgaaccatgcccacgtAGTTTTGCTCGAACCCTAGCACAAGATacaaacacatgtataatgacctATAAAGGAAAACTACTTCTTTTCAGATATCTCGCACTTTGAAAAGATCTTCCTACTTCATGGTTCAAACAGGCTTAAAGGCCAACCACCATCAAAAGAATTTTGATACGagcgatcataaaaagcctacgggctacgatactttgagttcgagttcgaagaaatcactcactcaattattaagcctaagggctatcttacttcgagttcgggcaatcactcactcgatcataaaaagcctacgggctacgatactttgagttcgagtttgaagcaatcactcactcaattattaagcctaagggctatcttacttcgagttcgagcaatcactcactcgatcataaaaagcctacgggctacgatactttgagttcgagtttgaaacagtcactcactcaattattaagcctaagggctatcttacttcgagtttgagcaaatcactcgaccataaaaacctacgggctacaaatactttgagttcgagcaatcactcactcgactattaagcctaaaggctatgctacttcgagttcaagcaaattGCATGAAGCCTAAGGGCTTAATATTTACATAAAACACAAGTAAACAAAATCCTCACTAAGCAGAAGAATGGTAATAGTGACAAGCTGGGAAAAGAAAAGACTTTATATACACAATGATATTTACAAAACGATCGATCAGGGCCTTACAAAGGAACCTAATCAGTCTTTCCTACATCGGGCTCCTCCCCACTCTGAGACCCGCTTTTGCTCCCGTCATCGTCGTCATCATCATCTTCGTCATCATCGGAGGTTAATGCCCCAGTTTCAGCTTCAAGCTCTCTTTCCTTTGTTATCTCTTCAGAAAGATCGAAGccccgagcatggatctcctcgagggtttctctTCGAGTTTGACATTTCGCAAATTTGGCgatccaatgtgctcgagttcGAGCGGTATCAGCAACCTCTTTCGCATGGAACTGAGCGGCTTCGGCATCAGCCCAGTAAACAGCAATCATTGCGTCCGCATCTGCCTTTGTTTTTTCAGCCTCGGCAAgttcagaggccaaccgagcctcgaacTCCTCCTTTTCCCTCACTTGAGCCAAGCTTTTCTCCTTCAGGCTCTGAAGTTAACTTTCGGTCGATGACAACTGGGCCCGAGCAGTCTCTCTCTCTGCAGCAAGGCAGTccatattttctttcaattttaagAACTCCTCCTTTATCTCATCAACCTCCTCGCGGAGTTTCCCGATCAACTCAAGCTTCTGCTGCAGGTGTGAGACTGAAAGATTAGCCATCATTCCAGTGtcgagcccataggcttttaatagTATCATTACCTTCTCGGATAtatcggtctgatcttggtgagctttAGTCAACTCAGCTCGGAGATCCTTGATTTCCTCTCCTTTTTTCCCTAAGATGAGTTTAAGGATATTCCTCTCCTCCGTAACCAGTTGGAGATCGACCTCATATCGGTGCAGCTCAGCTCGAGATCGAGAACATGCTTCTTGATAAGCTGCTGCAGCCTACAGGGGGAGAAGaaacaaattgaaaaaagaaaaatagacatgagagataataccaacaaaataaattaatatttaccTGATTCAAAGCTTGTCGCACTCCATGGAAAAAATCTGATGCCTCACTGCCGGTAAAAATACCACAGAAGGGATCGTCCCCCTCATGAGGCCTGTCTAGTTCGAGGCCCCCCAAATCTTGGGCTTCCCGAATTTCCCTTCAGAAAAAGTAGGAAAAGTGGGCGAGTCTTCGATTGTTGCTCCCCCAGGTGAGTCACTTGAGGAGTTCCCTTTGGTTCGAAGATATTCGGGAACAGCCCCTTCGGATACACCCTCAATCCGTGGGCTTTGATTGGAAACATCCTCGATCCGCAACGACTCAGGAACTCTGCCCGAATCCTTCTCCGATATACCCCCGGTTTGGGCCGGAGCTGTATAAACCACCATCGATACACCTGCCTGTGGAGCATCAGTGGTTTTCTTTGTTCGGGCCATCAGCACGAACTCCTCATTTTCATTTCCCTCATCTTCATCTCTTAGGCGCTGAACCGACTCTGGGGTCAATGTGATGGTATTCTTCTTCGACTTACGAGTCGACCTTGCCTTCGATTTTGGATTCTCGGAAGTAGAGAcccttttcctcttattttcctTCTGCGATTCGGAAGCTGAGATCGAGGTCTCTTCCTCGCCGGGAAGGGACCTCAAAACTGCGTCTCTGCGCAGGCCTACACACGAGAAAATCGAACAAGTATAAGGAGAACATTTCGTTCAAACTCCCAAAACATGAAAGataggcttaccatgattttttgcctcccatcggccctttgccaGGTCACGCCACGAACGTTCGGCTTAAGAGGACTTCGAAGCTAGAGCCAGTACCCAACTCTTAAGGTCGGGAACGGCACCAGGCACCCAaggaaccgctgcatcacaaaagTGATATCGTCAAGAAACCAAACAAATAAACAAGGAAATAGGGAATAAAACAATAGAGCACACTCACGATTCATATTCCATTCTTCGGGGAACGACATCTTTTCGgcagggatcaggtccgaagtcttcactcgaacaaacctacccatccaacctcgatccttaTCCTCATCTATTCTCGAGAACAATACCTTGGTAGCCCGGCATTGTAGTTTTATCAATCCGCCTCAAAAGAGGCGGGGACTATACAGCctaataagatgatcgagggtgaaaggcatcccctcgatcaTGTTTGCAAAGAAACGAATCAGAATAACGATCCGCAAAAAAGAAGGATGCATCTAGCCTAGAGTTATTTGGTATTGCCGACAAAAGTCGACGATAACGGGGTCGAGGGGTCCTAACATAAATGGGTAGGTatacacacttaagaacccttccacatgggtggtaATATCGTCATAGAAAGTCGGAATCACCACTTCCTTATTGCCCAGTTACATCTGCCTTCAACTGTTCAAGTTGCGTTTTGGTTATCGAGCATAAATATCTTGATACCGGTTTGCATCGACCGGGAACCAGCGTGCCTTTGTCGAGcttaaaatcagaggtaagaaGGCAGGTTTTGGGAACAAACTCCTCTGGCAGTGGCTCCACTGGTGTTTTATAGGCGGCTGCGAAGCAGAGGCCTCTCCTTTTTTAGGACGGTCTTtgatgttttcatcatttttacttgaacttaaaagaaaggaataaaatggggtATGATGTTTCAAAGGAAGATTTTTCATAGTGAAAACACAGAAGGAAAATTTCACACAAACAAATTCAGAAAATATGGCAAGATGCTTAGAAAATTTTGATCAGAGAATGTAAAAGTGATTAATGGTAGTCAAATGGGATACTTATGGGTTAAGAGATCGCGGTTCAATCTCGGTAATGGACGATCGTCGCCTGACACACAATAAATGCCTCGGTAAACAGAACCGACGGGACAGCTATCTCATATGTCATGATCGAACTCGATGCACGCGTCAGTGTACGTATAAATGTACTGATGGAAATCGTATCATTTCTCATTACATCTTTTTCGAgtaacgaggggactatctgtgtacggtcaaaaccgattaaGTCAGTCGTACGGACTGGTCGAGATAATAATACttcgatcaaagggtatctgCATGACGACAGGTCGAGGTCCGAAGTAAGGATGTCAAGCTTCGAGCTCTAAGACCGATCAATGACAAGATCGgtatcaatatcgagctcatgtCCCAATCAAACTACAAGTCAAAGCGAAGATTATCAAAGGTGCATAGACCGACCAACATTCACCCCGAATATCGAGACTccaagtcagaatcgagctcgaaccaAGGACGAGGGCTCGATCTAATACCGACAGGGCtccgagccagtatcgagctcacagacaagagccgttgcaaccgcactaggggagagaatcttggtgGGAATCGAGAAAAAGATAATTCATCATGGATTcttcactatatattttttattattatagataaagtaggatccctctactataggggaatccttgtaagcatgGGGGCATTGGAAAAAAGACAACTGGAGAGAGATTAACTTTTTTGGCTCATTTACTTTGCCTTATTCATCaacatttcttttttttctctgccTTATATTTCATTCCATTTGTCAAGAACACATATATTTCTATTTCATTCtacgatttgtatcaagttatatcacgtatccttaggaCCAcacacaaatttaactctatttaatttttcgggtaaacaaaaaGCTTAAAGAGGGAGAGAAGGGAGAGTGATGTACgtttcttttgattttgcataaaaataattttggctataaaatatcaattaaatatataaaaaaatattaatgttgAGCTATAGGGTGTCAATATCTAAAACTAGGACTTTTTTATACCAATTCTCTTCATAGGTTGTTATACCATGCCATTtcttaaaaaaaacaagaaagatgCATCTAATTGAAGAATATAGTGACATCTTGAGaagaattatatttatatatagtagTTGACGCATGAATTAAGGATACCTGAAAGTATGGCTGTTCAACGGGACGGGATaggacgggacgggacgacatTTAGCCGGGATGGTGGCGGGACGGGACGAAACGGGACGAGACAAACAGGACGAAATGGTAGTCCCATCCCGTCCCACTAACAaacgggacgggatgggacgggacggacggtaggcccatcccgtcccgctaacaaaggGGACAAGACGGGACgggttcgcgggccttaagtgtcgttttaaaaaaaaaaaattatttaagcattgagtttgGAAACCGCTATtcttttgacaatgactaagtttttaaagtttgcaacaactaattttttgagttatttaataaacttaaaaattaaatagaaattaaaaaactaagtagagaattataaaatattaaaataaaagacttgtaatgaaatattctagtaattataaatttataatagagttataatttatttaatataatttcaagccattaagtaactaagtaagagtgtaagacaattcatcaaaacaattcaacgcttagagccttttattttattaatagaactttcaaatctcacatacgaatataattcttttaaagagcacctaatctacggctctacgcagccaccttctaggaagggttctgtttgaactaggcctcttagtagccaattacaaattatcatactaatatttgtaagttcctatataacttcgttgtaagttgtaacttatctataatttctctcggacattattcttgaattggcaatgttgattgatgttccatgagttccatgccgTCATAGCTCCcggtgctaagtatctcattgtattcttcttcttccctagtttcACCACTTGGtgtttccatagatttatatttatcaaacattgatctaacataagaatatatgttagcttggcagtgttcgagagatggttgttcattttctttaattgctaaattctcataaattttacaaataagtccatttgcacctcttaattttaaagatgagttaagtatagtagaaactaaataaacttggggaatagggaaaaaattctttttaaattttgcaattATTTCATTAATGGTCGGTGCATAAGTTAGATTaattttgcaatcatttcattaaGCTAGTTGTTGTAGTTGTGTTAGCActtagcagaagcattatctaacgtgatagttaaaactttatcaatgagtccataaaaatcaACAATTTATAGAACAatagttgcaatatatgctccTCTGTGTTTTGAATCAATAAATTTATAAcaaataatacgtttttgcatgttctagtgatgatcaacccaatgacatgtaacagttaaataattaCAACCATTAGGACTATgacctatatcagatgtgatagacactttacaatctaagtgaaacaatacacaacgaatatactgaagatattcggtttgaaatttaaaaatatcatttctaacagtggtcttaggaaaaccttcAAAAGCAAGATTATACGTGGCAAAATGTTTGTATTTCGTGAGAGAAGCCTAAACGATATTCTCACTACTAGAAATCTggtaaaaatcgaccaaaaaaaccgaccaacgttggtcggtaatggccaaaaaccgaccaaaacgcgaccatttacgtgtggacggtatttttgtggtcggaaaggaataccgaccaaagttggtcggaaattaccgaccaactttggtcggtcaattaaattcaaaaaaaaaatattgcaaaaaaaaccgaccaaagttggtcggtattttaattatgtaataaaaaaattcaccatctgggaatcgaaccggggtctgtactgtggcaggatactattctaccactagaccattggtacattttgttttaagattgtcttttatttgatttatactctttaattgtattttcgcacgaaaataaccgaccaaagttggtcggttttattaaaaagtaaaattaccgaccaaagttggtcggtttttttaaatgacccgccgaattaaccgaccaatgttggtcggtttttttaatattaatttttatttattttaattaaaaaaccgaccaaagttggtcggtttcttgaaacataaattttgcgggactcaaaaatagtttcccgcatttttgcgccaaagaaaaccgaccaaagttggtcggtttcgtaaaaaaaaaaaaaaaaaatttgaaaaaccgaccaactttggtcggttttttgaccgaccaaagttggtcggtcgatcttggtcggtttttgccgaatttttaGTAGTGGCGACAGGCGGGACGAGACGGGACAAACGAGACGAAATGACCATCCCGTCCCATTCCGTGTTCCGTTTAACATGGACCCATCCCGTTTAGAATTaagcgggacgggacgggacgggatgggacgCGGGACGGGACAGCCTTACCTGAAAGGGCACGTAATCAGCAATTGACAACAGTTCTAATACACAAGACATTAGGcgataataaaaaaagaaataattctTAGGTATAgtcaattttgataaattaaagaAGTGCCGTTAACATTTATTGATTTTATATAAGTTCCACCGTTACCAGATTGTGTTGTTGATTAGTAGCCTTTGCTACATAAGATATCAATACAGCACATAACATATGACTTaagaggtcgtttggtaggaggtattagaaaaaataatgcaagtatTAACTGTGTACATTATTAATACCTTATTTGGTATATTTTTCAAtatgtgtataactaatacttgcattagttatatatcatacttggtattagcctatgtataaataatgcataaaaaccatgacattagtaataccaaggctattaatgcctgcattagtatggttaaagataaaattgtccttaaagtcctttaaagctagagaatatggaggcatttttgtaaacaactatttttcttaaaaattatacaatgcaatataatttttaatacaccacaccaaacagtttataagaaataatatatgcataactaatgcttgcattattaaCTCATACATTACTAATCCATGTATTACTAACATACattattccgcactattcttatacaccctaccaaacgaccccttagagtATTATTATTTTTCGTCATAATATACAGGGGCGGACCTAGAGCATTGAATATGGGTTCTCGGGAACCCAATAACTCTTGCGTAGATcctgtatttatattaagaaattcactaaatatttataaatatctaactgtgaacccagttattattgcatattaatttGAATTTACGGTAGGAACCCATAAATCTCAAATCCGGATCCGCCTCTAATAACATATGACTTAAAAAAAAGATTTATGAAACAAGGGGTAGAAATGTAATTGGAACAGTCCAAACCAAATACTCAACCGCAAGATAAAGCGGTTAGTAAACCGCCAACCCATAACTGAATTAGAATTAAGCCGGTTTTTCTCTTCCTTAGCACAGCCCCATTCGTATCTTCCGCGTATAAATCAAATCCTCCTCTCCTTTAATTCAATTCTTGTCTTTCTTCTCTTTACAACAAAAAGTTGACAAAAAAGCTTCCAATTCTGAGGTCAGATATTTCTACTTTTTCTGCTTCCCTTTCCTCaccttccttttctttctttttctgtctTCCAAAATAGGGCACAATAACACTTTCTTAGAGCTTAAGTTTCCCCAATTATTTATCTAAATTCACTCTTCTAAATTTCTTTGTCTTTAGATGGAGCAACTTAGAGAAGAAGACCAAGTTTCTATGACAATAGAGAATCCagaaatgttattttcttccgATTCTGAAGCCGAGTCTTCTAATCCAAGATTGGAGCATAACTTCAGGTTAGAGCGAATCCAGATTTTAAATCTTAATAAGTTCAAGCTTTTCATTCGGAGTTCAAATAATTGTTTTTGACTTCATATGAAAAGTGTTATTTGTTCAGTTGAATCCTATTACAATATGCTACATTCGTTACTGCTTCAGGTTGTTCAAGACAAATGGGATGATAAAATTAGAGGAAAATGACAAAGAACATGGTTTAATCAAGTCAGGGTTTATTACATGTATGGGGCCATTGGCAAAAGAAGTTGAAGTTGTAGCGATACACAAAAATTCGTGTTCGACTATATTAGGAAAAGCAAGATTAGAAGCTTTTCGGATTTTCTCTGAAGCAGTGAGGGAAAAATGCAATGGAAATGCCAATATCAAATATGCTTGGTTTGGATCTTCCAAAGAGGAAATTTGTAAAATTATTTCTCATGGATTTTCTAGAACTACAGAAGCAAAATCAGGAGAATGTTTTGGCATTGGTGTTTATCTTTATCCAGCAAATATCGATGGGGTATTATCAACGGTGGAAGATGAGAATGGATTAAGGCATATGTTACTTTGCCGAGTAATCTTGGGGAACACGGAAGTGATTCCGGCTGGCTCCACACAATCTCAGCCAACTTCTGATTCTGAAGACTTTGACTCTGGAGTTGATAATATTGTGGCTCCTACAAGATACACTATTTGGGGTTCCCACATGAATTCTCATATTTTCCCCAACTTTCTACTCAGTTTCAGTTTCAGATTAGGTAAGCAATCCATGATTTATAGTTTGTtcacaaattatttttttgtatattctagTACCAATATTCAAGaatgttatatttttttcttaGGTAATTCTTCAAAAATCAACAAGGTTCCACTGAAGGGCACTCCTCGTATAAAGTTTCCCGATTTATTACGTGCGCTTTCCCAATTTTTACATCCTTCAAGAATGGCTTTGATCTCAAAATACTATGAAGATTTTCAGGTATGTTTTTTAAATCCTTTTTTTGCAAGTAGTATATTAAGTTTATTCTTATtctgtttattattattattattattaataattaataaatgttGATAACGTGGTgtcttttaataatttataatgtaTAGAGAAATAAGATCACAAAATTGGTACTTGTTCGGAAGCTGAGGCAAATAGCTGGAGATACGTCATTAAAAGCTGTTATGAAATTGTATCCATACAAGGTACACCTTCAATACCGACCtcactttaaattatttttcttatatttggAAAGATAACATCTAgatggttttttttttctttcctaatttcatattttataaacTGCCACTATATTGTAATTTGTGTTCAATATTGTTCAGTAGGATATCGGAAACAAGAGCTTGTTGCTTCGCTGCAAAGGAATGTGATTAGCTAGCTACCATGTTGTCGTAAGTTTAAAGTGTGAAAagatttttctaatttttctaattaaAAGTCTTTACTTGTAAAGTGTATACATATTGGACAACAAAATTATATACGTATTTGGTATTCCCTTGCGACAAATTCATACGAAATGAacttctctccttttctttttcttgtttcttaTTTTTAACTGTATGTGCAAAGATGAGAATCGCAATTTGTTTATTGATTGAATCCAATTACTCTTCTACGCCAAATCGCCAGCGTCCTCCAATCAATCGAGTTTTAGTAGATAAAACTTAACTAAAAATTAAAGGTCAAATGGGGTGGAAAAAACAGAATATGGGGTAAAAATGGCATTTACCAGATAAACAGGAGCTTTTATGTTCATtcgacaaaataattttaaaacagaaatgagaagttaatttaaaaaaaatctagTTGAAGAAATGAAGTAATTCAAATATATTAATAGATAACACATTTTATGTTCATTGAAGTCTCTAAACTAATGAATTAAGGGACGCGGTTGGATGAGTGAGATTTCTCTAACTCTTAACAAAAGGTTTTTGGTTCGAATTCTAGGATTAAAAAAATTTCTAGTCGGAAGCGTTTGTCGCAAAATTGTCAAGTCAGTGGGTaccaatgataaaaaaaaatattcagtgGGTACCAATGATAAAAAGAAATATGACTCCCCGTACAGTAACAAAAATGTCACATAAAATGGCGGAATTATTTTGTGGTAGCGAATGAAAATATAGCATAAAGATTCATTCGTTTAAATTGTTCATCTAATTGTATGATTCAAACTTAAGGAAAAATCTGTGAACATATTGAGGTCTATATACTAACCCCACCAAGAGCGGTTGCTCGCATGGTCAGGCCGCCCACCTACAATTCTAGGATTGTGGGTTCGAGTAACCAAAGAAGTAATAGCTCCAACAAAGGGGATCAAAAGGGGAGGGGAATTTTTAAAAAGAACCGCCACCGGA from Nicotiana tabacum cultivar K326 chromosome 24, ASM71507v2, whole genome shotgun sequence includes:
- the LOC107829049 gene encoding putative inactive poly [ADP-ribose] polymerase SRO2 isoform X1; amino-acid sequence: MEQLREEDQVSMTIENPEMLFSSDSEAESSNPRLEHNFRLFKTNGMIKLEENDKEHGLIKSGFITCMGPLAKEVEVVAIHKNSCSTILGKARLEAFRIFSEAVREKCNGNANIKYAWFGSSKEEICKIISHGFSRTTEAKSGECFGIGVYLYPANIDGVLSTVEDENGLRHMLLCRVILGNTEVIPAGSTQSQPTSDSEDFDSGVDNIVAPTRYTIWGSHMNSHIFPNFLLSFSFRLGNSSKINKVPLKGTPRIKFPDLLRALSQFLHPSRMALISKYYEDFQRNKITKLVLVRKLRQIAGDTSLKAVMKLYPYKDIGNKSLLLRCKGM
- the LOC107829049 gene encoding putative inactive poly [ADP-ribose] polymerase SRO2 isoform X2, which codes for MEQLREEDQVSMTIENPEMLFSSDSEAESSNPRLEHNFRLFKTNGMIKLEENDKEHGLIKSGFITCMGPLAKEVEVVAIHKNSCSTILGKARLEAFRIFSEAVREKCNGNANIKYAWFGSSKEEICKIISHGFSRTTEAKSGECFGIGVYLYPANIDGVLSTVEDENGLRHMLLCRVILGNTEVIPAGSTQSQPTSDSEDFDSGVDNIVAPTRYTIWGSHMNSHIFPNFLLSFSFRLGNSSKINKVPLKGTPRIKFPDLLRALSQFLHPSRMALISKYYEDFQRNKITKLVLVRKLRQIAGDTSLKAVMKLYPYK